Proteins co-encoded in one Candidatus Neomarinimicrobiota bacterium genomic window:
- the ftsW gene encoding putative lipid II flippase FtsW — MRKEAETYDRMIFIVVFLLIGIGTVMLYSSSSTIAAEKYGNAGFFLRRHAMRLLLGMIAMFLMMRFDYHKFQKYSPLIYVGSILLLLVTLGYYWSNNIESPARWLPLGFFSLQTSDVAKFAIIIYLAAYLSRQGDLIREFKHGLAPAIIMIALCIGLIAIQPDFSTAATVAAISLFLLFLGRAKIWHLASIVGVFGMMGTAVVLTSSYKLERVITFLNPGSNLSDSGYQIQQSLISLGNGGLFGMGLGDSYEKNLFLPEPHTDFIFAIIGEELGFIGAVAVLFLFLLFFLQSLRIARQAKDLFGMYLAAGLSAAIFIYAAIHAGVVTGLLPTTGLPLPFMSYGGSQLVTGMAAIGVILNISSQRKRKEVPPVW; from the coding sequence ATGCGTAAAGAGGCCGAGACATACGATCGCATGATCTTTATCGTGGTCTTCCTGCTAATCGGGATCGGTACGGTCATGCTGTACAGTTCCAGTTCCACGATAGCGGCGGAGAAATACGGCAACGCCGGATTCTTTCTCCGACGCCACGCCATGCGACTACTGCTCGGCATGATTGCCATGTTTTTGATGATGCGATTCGATTATCACAAATTCCAGAAATATTCGCCGCTCATTTACGTTGGCAGCATTCTGCTCCTACTTGTGACCCTGGGCTATTACTGGTCAAACAACATCGAATCTCCGGCCCGCTGGCTTCCGCTGGGATTTTTCAGCCTTCAGACGTCAGACGTGGCCAAATTCGCTATTATCATCTACCTGGCTGCGTATTTGAGCCGTCAGGGTGACCTGATACGTGAGTTCAAACACGGGTTAGCTCCGGCAATTATTATGATCGCTCTGTGTATCGGGCTCATCGCAATTCAGCCGGATTTCAGCACGGCAGCGACGGTTGCAGCCATCTCGTTGTTCCTGCTATTTCTTGGCCGGGCGAAAATCTGGCATCTTGCGTCAATTGTGGGCGTCTTCGGCATGATGGGTACCGCTGTGGTGCTCACCTCGTCATACAAATTAGAGCGCGTCATCACCTTTCTGAATCCCGGGTCGAATCTTTCTGACTCCGGATATCAGATTCAACAATCGCTGATCAGCCTGGGCAATGGCGGTTTATTCGGAATGGGACTCGGCGACAGTTACGAAAAGAACTTGTTTCTGCCAGAGCCACACACGGATTTCATCTTTGCCATCATTGGAGAAGAGCTCGGATTCATTGGTGCCGTCGCTGTGCTCTTTTTGTTCCTGCTGTTCTTTCTCCAGTCACTGCGGATTGCTCGTCAGGCCAAGGATCTGTTTGGGATGTACCTGGCGGCTGGCTTAAGCGCGGCGATCTTCATTTATGCGGCAATCCATGCCGGTGTGGTGACCGGCTTACTGCCGACGACAGGACTCCCTTTGCCCTTCATGAGCTATGGCGGGTCGCAACTGGTGACGGGAATGGCGGCTATTGGCGTCATCCTGAATATCTCGAGTCAGCGCAAACGAAAGGAGGTACCGCCGGTATGGTAA
- a CDS encoding glycosyltransferase — MVTTDRAIRVVFAGGGTGGHLYPAIRLAEGIRVYAQNHNMPEPHIAFIGNRDGLEGRMLSGREQFYSIDVQGFHRGGLKTMIKRNLTFFGKLITSYVRSRAILERFSPDVVVGTGGYVSGPPLYAASKMDIPTLIQEQNSYPGVTTRLLAKRADEIHVAYQEAADRLGKKKRQNSSETR, encoded by the coding sequence ATGGTAACCACGGATCGAGCAATTCGCGTAGTCTTTGCAGGCGGTGGTACCGGCGGGCATCTCTATCCCGCCATTCGTCTGGCGGAAGGCATTCGCGTGTATGCGCAAAACCATAATATGCCGGAGCCACACATTGCCTTCATCGGTAACCGTGACGGGTTGGAAGGTCGCATGCTCTCCGGTCGGGAGCAGTTTTATTCCATAGATGTCCAGGGCTTTCACCGGGGTGGGTTGAAAACCATGATAAAGCGGAATTTAACCTTCTTTGGCAAGCTGATTACCAGCTATGTCCGCTCTCGGGCCATTTTGGAGCGATTCAGCCCGGATGTGGTGGTCGGAACCGGCGGATATGTCAGCGGACCTCCCCTGTATGCCGCCTCAAAGATGGATATCCCGACGCTCATTCAGGAGCAGAATAGTTATCCGGGCGTGACTACCAGACTGCTGGCCAAACGTGCTGACGAAATTCATGTGGCGTATCAGGAGGCTGCAGACAGGCTGGGTAAAAAAAAAAGACAAAACTCATCGGAAACCCGGTAA
- the dusB gene encoding tRNA dihydrouridine synthase DusB: MQIGSLQIPSRVLLAPMAGVTDHIYRVICREHSAGLVYTEFVSSNGIIRENERTLEMLHFEERERPIGIQIFGDDADILAESAAFLEETLQPDLIDLNFGCPVPKVTKKGAGSAILKDQKKVGEVCEKVVNAVNLPVTVKMRSGWSAKEIVAPEYAQLMESVGIQAVAVHGRTTQIRYEKPSDNSVIADTKEAVDIPVIGNGDIMKPEDAQEMIDETGCDGVMIARGALGNPWILHRTHHYLETGELLPEPTYEDRLNLCLRHIHLKEEEKDSTLAAMLMKKNIGWYLKGMPNASNIRHAINTSDETDQMYTILEEYARELEIPVSKEQSVPA, encoded by the coding sequence ATGCAAATTGGATCACTTCAAATACCAAGTCGCGTACTGCTGGCGCCCATGGCTGGCGTAACAGACCATATCTACCGGGTAATCTGCCGGGAGCACAGCGCAGGACTTGTTTATACCGAGTTTGTTAGCTCCAATGGGATCATCCGGGAGAACGAGCGGACACTGGAGATGCTCCATTTTGAGGAGCGGGAACGCCCCATTGGGATTCAAATTTTCGGCGACGATGCCGATATTCTGGCCGAGAGCGCGGCGTTCCTGGAGGAGACGCTCCAGCCGGATCTTATTGATCTGAACTTTGGCTGCCCGGTCCCCAAGGTCACCAAAAAAGGCGCCGGTTCGGCCATTCTGAAGGACCAGAAAAAAGTCGGTGAAGTCTGTGAAAAGGTGGTAAACGCGGTGAATCTGCCCGTCACGGTAAAAATGCGAAGCGGCTGGTCCGCGAAAGAGATTGTCGCTCCGGAATATGCTCAACTAATGGAATCGGTGGGAATACAGGCAGTGGCTGTCCATGGACGTACGACACAGATCCGCTACGAGAAACCGTCCGATAATTCGGTGATTGCAGATACGAAGGAAGCCGTTGATATTCCAGTCATCGGTAATGGTGATATCATGAAGCCCGAAGACGCGCAGGAGATGATTGACGAAACCGGATGTGACGGCGTAATGATCGCCCGGGGCGCGTTGGGCAATCCGTGGATTCTCCACCGTACACACCACTATCTGGAAACAGGTGAGCTGCTGCCTGAACCGACGTACGAAGATCGTCTAAATCTCTGCCTGCGGCACATTCACCTGAAGGAAGAGGAAAAGGATTCGACCCTTGCTGCTATGCTGATGAAGAAGAATATCGGCTGGTACCTTAAGGGGATGCCGAATGCTTCGAACATCCGGCATGCGATTAACACCAGCGACGAGACGGACCAGATGTATACAATTTTGGAAGAGTACGCCAGAGAGTTAGAAATTCCGGTATCCAAAGAACAGTCTGTTCCTGCGTGA
- the ftsA gene encoding cell division protein FtsA: protein MVKKSQNKEIVCGVDIGTTKICVMVAEPDEDGEDFNIIGIGQHPSKGLRKGVVVNLEQTIESIEKAVEEAEMMAGVGIENVYVGIAGDHIRSINSTGVIAISKAGKRRVGENNQITEHDIQRVLDWAKGISLPMDREILHVLPQEYIVDDQPGIKDPIGMSGQRLEARVHIVTGAIASAKNIVNCIKGAGLNVQDLVLEPLASSYAVLDDDEKDLGVAIIDIGGGTTDVAVFFEGGVQHTGVIGLGGENVTKDLAHMLRTPMHEAEQIKIDHGCAKISVASNDDIFEVPGIGGRGNKEINQEILAEYIEPRMEEMLKMAMQEIHKAECWPHLSAGVVLTGGGAMLGGLVDLAEEIFDAPVKLGGVDVHGKLMEKEKTPIYATGIGLVKYGFEHHRSPMSFQGDENKVFNRIVERMREWFNEFF, encoded by the coding sequence ATGGTTAAGAAATCGCAAAATAAGGAAATCGTCTGTGGGGTTGACATCGGCACGACCAAGATTTGTGTGATGGTTGCTGAGCCGGATGAGGATGGCGAAGACTTTAACATAATCGGCATCGGTCAGCATCCCAGCAAGGGTCTCCGAAAGGGGGTGGTCGTCAACCTGGAGCAGACTATCGAGTCTATCGAAAAAGCGGTAGAAGAGGCGGAAATGATGGCTGGCGTCGGCATTGAGAATGTCTATGTCGGTATAGCGGGCGACCATATTCGCAGTATCAATAGTACGGGTGTCATTGCTATTTCCAAAGCTGGCAAACGGCGCGTTGGCGAGAATAACCAGATCACTGAGCATGACATCCAGCGCGTCCTGGACTGGGCTAAGGGCATCTCCCTTCCCATGGACAGGGAAATACTCCACGTGCTCCCCCAGGAATACATCGTAGATGATCAACCGGGCATTAAGGATCCCATCGGCATGAGCGGTCAGCGGCTGGAAGCGCGGGTACATATTGTCACCGGTGCAATTGCCTCGGCCAAGAATATTGTGAATTGCATCAAGGGTGCGGGCCTGAACGTGCAGGACCTGGTGTTAGAACCGCTTGCTTCCTCGTACGCTGTACTTGATGATGATGAAAAGGACTTAGGTGTGGCAATCATAGATATCGGTGGCGGAACCACCGATGTAGCGGTCTTCTTCGAAGGGGGCGTCCAGCACACCGGTGTTATCGGTCTTGGCGGGGAAAACGTCACCAAGGATTTAGCCCATATGCTTCGCACACCGATGCACGAGGCCGAACAGATTAAAATTGATCACGGATGCGCCAAAATCTCGGTAGCCTCTAATGATGACATTTTTGAAGTCCCCGGAATTGGCGGACGTGGCAACAAGGAGATTAACCAGGAGATCCTGGCGGAATACATTGAGCCACGCATGGAAGAAATGCTAAAAATGGCCATGCAGGAAATTCACAAGGCGGAATGTTGGCCCCATCTCTCAGCTGGTGTGGTTTTAACCGGTGGCGGAGCGATGCTCGGCGGACTGGTGGATCTGGCTGAGGAGATTTTCGACGCGCCGGTGAAACTGGGCGGCGTCGATGTCCATGGCAAACTCATGGAAAAAGAAAAAACTCCCATCTATGCCACGGGTATTGGGCTTGTGAAATACGGATTTGAACACCATCGGTCTCCCATGTCGTTCCAGGGGGACGAGAACAAAGTCTTTAATCGCATTGTGGAACGGATGCGGGAATGGTTTAACGAATTCTTTTAA
- a CDS encoding FtsQ-type POTRA domain-containing protein codes for MENLKKYIIKTGSIVLMSALISGLGFGVFKYAKAIDLFALEKVVVSGTSLIPNEQVLEYTDIDFGTSLFELPLDSIQREIAKNPFVLTAQASRQFPRSLFIEIHERKPIAYINHGEFSCVDQFGYVMPMPPAGMGLEIPILSGFTPEDTVKTGEFTENPKVKHMVEVLTDIRREYPRLYPEISELISNEQQGYTLYTAESATRVYLGMGELENKVHLLETFWETVGEKRTWADYEYIDLRYQKQIIVRERT; via the coding sequence ATGGAAAATCTAAAAAAATATATTATCAAAACCGGAAGCATTGTCCTGATGAGTGCACTCATTAGTGGATTAGGCTTTGGCGTATTCAAATACGCGAAGGCGATTGACCTGTTTGCCCTGGAAAAAGTTGTAGTAAGTGGCACTTCATTAATCCCAAACGAGCAGGTGCTGGAATATACGGATATCGACTTCGGCACTTCTCTGTTTGAACTGCCCCTGGATTCCATTCAGCGGGAGATTGCAAAAAATCCTTTTGTGTTGACCGCCCAGGCAAGCCGGCAGTTTCCCCGCTCCCTGTTCATAGAAATCCACGAGCGCAAACCGATTGCCTATATCAATCACGGGGAATTCTCCTGTGTTGACCAGTTCGGATACGTTATGCCGATGCCGCCGGCGGGTATGGGACTGGAAATCCCGATTCTCTCGGGTTTTACTCCGGAAGACACAGTAAAGACCGGTGAATTCACTGAGAATCCGAAGGTTAAGCATATGGTTGAAGTATTGACCGATATCCGGCGGGAATATCCGCGGTTATATCCGGAGATCTCGGAATTGATTTCTAATGAGCAACAGGGTTATACGCTCTATACAGCAGAAAGCGCCACCCGGGTGTATCTTGGAATGGGCGAATTGGAAAACAAGGTCCATCTGCTAGAGACATTTTGGGAGACGGTTGGCGAAAAGCGGACCTGGGCTGACTACGAATATATTGATCTGCGTTACCAGAAACAGATTATCGTCCGGGAGCGCACGTGA
- a CDS encoding PAS domain-containing protein gives MNKIVDHAELHSSFKHDEQSLMFCLNYDAPIDLDQSVDQIVDQVLTSGELCKTNGAMESWVDESGYTYSSEEFDWQNFFNSDRECEEAIRTLIRSDFQYRDVVPFNSTKPNEKGQALVILHGIVENDRLMRLMGRVEILPGSTTISRNQSAFQTLIEHIPDLIYFKDQKHQFVLVNREKAEEVNQKPYELTGKTDADYFPPHIAKECIADDQQVLETGEPIVGKEEYIISPDGQGRWRSTTKIPWRDHTGAIIGTMGISRDISDLKQMNQVYNAMYKISEAVHYAQTLDDLYETIHEILQELLPAKNMYIAIYNEEADTIRFPYYKDENDYSPPKERESGNGLTEYVIRTGKPFIASEQNLDELREHGEIELTGPPSNDWLGVPLKTTRGILGVITIQTYQENDAAYSQQDAEMLGFVSELIAQAIQRKKAERQLSKEQEQLAVTLKSIGDGVITTDLEGRVLLLNKMASKLSGWPEEEAKGRPLDEIFNVVHNNTGERVLPDIFEVIRSQELYLLPPESVLIRKNGERLHIADSIAPLRDDQSNIIGAVIVFRDITKQRKLEEELLRTRKLESVGVLAGGIAHDFNNILSSILGNISLARMALQGSEDKVETLLRNAEEGSKRASQFTKQLLTFAKGGAPVKETADLKALIEETTEFTLRGSNVRPMLILDPDLRPASVDTGQIGQVIQNLIINANQAMPEGGTLIIKAQNKDLDNSNLQAGLDPGQYILIEIVDEGIGIAEKHLPKIFDPYFSTKNDGSGLGLATSYTIIQKHNGLLNAISEQGVGTTMQVYLPANGNHQTLERGRSYSNESGIAFKGQGRILVMDDDENVLNMINGMLLHVGFDVETCADGKEAIRLYEEALQNNTPYDAVLLDLTIPGGMGGKETIEHLKSVDPTVTAIVSSGYSTDSIMSDFAQYGFKGKVAKPYSMDELVETMQRVLGEE, from the coding sequence ATGAATAAAATCGTAGACCATGCAGAATTGCATAGTTCATTTAAACACGATGAGCAATCGTTGATGTTTTGCCTCAATTATGACGCCCCAATTGACCTGGATCAGTCTGTAGATCAAATAGTGGACCAGGTGTTAACGTCTGGGGAACTCTGTAAGACAAACGGGGCAATGGAAAGTTGGGTCGATGAATCGGGATATACTTATTCATCGGAAGAATTCGATTGGCAAAACTTTTTTAATTCGGACAGAGAATGTGAAGAAGCAATTCGGACACTTATCCGGTCGGATTTTCAATACAGGGATGTAGTCCCGTTTAATTCAACCAAGCCTAATGAGAAGGGGCAGGCACTCGTAATTCTGCATGGGATTGTTGAAAATGACCGCCTGATGCGCCTAATGGGGCGGGTCGAAATTCTGCCGGGTTCCACGACCATATCCAGGAACCAGTCCGCCTTTCAGACCCTTATCGAGCATATACCGGATTTAATTTACTTCAAAGATCAGAAGCATCAATTTGTCCTGGTTAACCGGGAAAAGGCCGAAGAGGTCAATCAGAAACCCTATGAGTTAACAGGCAAGACCGATGCCGACTATTTTCCACCGCATATAGCAAAAGAGTGTATTGCTGATGACCAACAGGTACTGGAGACCGGTGAGCCGATCGTTGGCAAAGAGGAGTATATCATCAGTCCGGATGGTCAGGGTAGGTGGCGCTCAACCACAAAAATCCCGTGGCGGGACCATACCGGGGCAATTATCGGGACTATGGGGATTTCCAGGGATATTTCGGATCTGAAGCAGATGAACCAGGTCTATAATGCCATGTACAAAATCTCGGAAGCCGTGCATTATGCACAAACACTGGATGACTTGTACGAGACCATTCATGAGATTTTGCAGGAACTCCTGCCGGCTAAAAATATGTATATCGCTATTTATAACGAAGAAGCCGATACCATCCGATTTCCGTATTATAAGGATGAAAACGATTATAGTCCTCCAAAGGAGCGGGAATCAGGCAATGGTCTTACTGAGTACGTAATCCGAACCGGTAAGCCTTTTATTGCGTCTGAACAGAACCTGGATGAACTGAGAGAACATGGCGAAATCGAGTTGACCGGCCCGCCATCAAATGACTGGCTCGGCGTCCCGCTGAAAACAACCCGTGGTATTCTCGGCGTTATTACTATTCAGACCTATCAGGAAAATGATGCCGCATACAGCCAACAGGACGCCGAAATGCTCGGATTTGTTTCGGAGCTGATCGCCCAGGCCATCCAGCGAAAGAAGGCTGAACGACAGCTCTCTAAAGAACAGGAGCAGTTGGCGGTCACGCTGAAGTCTATCGGAGACGGCGTTATTACCACAGATCTGGAGGGACGGGTTTTACTCCTGAATAAAATGGCATCCAAGTTATCCGGTTGGCCGGAAGAGGAAGCCAAAGGACGTCCGCTTGATGAAATATTTAACGTAGTACATAATAACACGGGAGAACGAGTTCTGCCGGACATTTTCGAGGTGATTCGGTCGCAGGAATTATATTTGCTGCCGCCTGAGTCGGTTTTAATCCGAAAAAATGGGGAACGGTTACACATTGCGGACAGTATCGCACCGCTCCGGGACGATCAGAGCAACATCATCGGAGCGGTCATTGTGTTTCGGGATATCACAAAACAGCGTAAGCTCGAAGAGGAGCTTCTGCGAACCCGAAAATTAGAATCGGTCGGAGTGTTAGCTGGCGGTATTGCGCACGATTTCAATAATATTCTGTCAAGCATTCTTGGAAATATTTCTCTGGCAAGGATGGCGCTTCAGGGGTCGGAAGACAAAGTGGAGACGCTCTTGCGGAATGCTGAAGAGGGTTCCAAACGTGCTTCTCAATTTACGAAACAACTGCTAACGTTTGCAAAGGGCGGAGCTCCGGTAAAGGAAACGGCTGATCTGAAGGCGCTGATAGAGGAAACAACCGAGTTTACCCTCCGAGGCTCCAACGTCCGTCCAATGCTCATTTTGGATCCTGATTTGCGTCCGGCAAGTGTGGATACCGGACAAATTGGACAGGTTATCCAGAACTTGATTATCAATGCAAATCAAGCGATGCCGGAGGGGGGTACGCTAATTATAAAAGCCCAAAATAAAGATCTGGACAATAGTAACCTCCAGGCCGGACTGGACCCGGGCCAGTATATTCTAATTGAAATTGTTGACGAAGGGATTGGGATAGCGGAAAAACACCTGCCCAAAATTTTTGATCCGTACTTTTCCACTAAGAATGACGGCTCCGGGCTGGGGCTGGCAACCAGTTATACAATCATCCAGAAGCATAATGGCCTGCTCAATGCAATCTCTGAACAGGGAGTGGGGACTACAATGCAGGTTTATTTACCGGCCAACGGCAATCACCAGACCCTCGAAAGAGGCAGGAGTTATAGCAACGAATCCGGTATTGCCTTTAAAGGACAGGGTCGGATCCTTGTAATGGACGACGATGAAAATGTATTAAATATGATTAACGGAATGCTGCTCCACGTTGGATTTGATGTGGAGACATGTGCCGACGGAAAAGAAGCAATCAGGTTATATGAAGAAGCCCTGCAGAATAACACGCCGTACGATGCCGTATTGCTTGATTTGACGATACCCGGCGGAATGGGCGGTAAGGAAACCATTGAACATTTAAAGTCCGTCGATCCAACCGTAACAGCCATTGTCTCCAGCGGATATTCCACCGATTCCATCATGTCAGATTTTGCACAATACGGATTCAAAGGGAAGGTTGCCAAACCGTATAGCATGGACGAATTAGTCGAGACAATGCAGCGGGTACTGGGGGAAGAATAG
- the murC gene encoding UDP-N-acetylmuramate--L-alanine ligase, with amino-acid sequence MFRKFKKIHFIGIGGIGMSGIAELLLNLNFEVTGSDLRLTETTRHLEEKGATVFEGHHPDNVDESDVVVYSSAVTLDNSEIQSAKDRKIPIIRRAEMLGELLKLKMYSIAIAGTHGKTTTTSMVGNMMTAGGFDPTLIIGGIIKNLKSNALLGQGDYVVAEADEFDRTFLSLMPTIAIITNIEKEHLDTYSDLDDLKGAFIQFANKVPFYGVVIACLDEPSVQDIIPDLTRRVITYGFSPQADVRATNVNLNERISEFEVIVEDKSLGTVALNVPGEHNIKNAIATIALGLELGIDFESIKKGLESYETVNRRFEFRGQHDDILFVDDYAHHPTEVLATLEAAKKGWQRRVVAVFQPHLYTRTRDFKDDFGKAFLHSDVLFVTDIYPSREEPIPNVTGQVVADAARGYGHKQVHYIEDKEDLPRKVGESLLPGDIVITLGAGDITKFNGKILEYYKTHNG; translated from the coding sequence ATGTTTAGAAAATTCAAGAAAATACACTTTATCGGGATTGGCGGCATCGGTATGAGCGGTATCGCCGAGCTGCTGTTGAATCTGAACTTTGAGGTGACCGGTTCGGACCTCCGTCTGACGGAGACTACCCGCCACCTTGAGGAAAAAGGTGCCACTGTATTTGAGGGACATCATCCGGACAACGTGGATGAGAGTGATGTTGTAGTCTATTCCTCTGCAGTGACGCTGGACAATTCGGAAATTCAGTCAGCGAAAGACCGGAAGATCCCCATTATCCGCCGTGCGGAGATGCTGGGCGAGCTCCTGAAACTTAAGATGTACAGCATTGCCATTGCCGGCACTCACGGCAAAACCACCACTACTTCTATGGTGGGAAATATGATGACGGCCGGCGGGTTCGATCCGACACTTATTATCGGCGGGATTATCAAAAATCTCAAGAGCAACGCCCTGCTCGGCCAAGGCGATTACGTCGTAGCCGAAGCAGACGAATTTGACCGGACCTTTCTGAGCCTGATGCCGACAATCGCCATCATCACGAATATCGAGAAGGAGCATCTCGATACCTACAGTGACCTGGACGATTTGAAAGGCGCCTTTATCCAGTTTGCGAACAAAGTGCCCTTTTACGGCGTAGTGATCGCCTGCCTGGATGAGCCGTCCGTACAGGATATCATCCCGGATCTTACCCGCCGGGTTATAACCTACGGATTTTCGCCCCAGGCGGATGTCCGGGCAACCAACGTGAACCTCAATGAGCGAATTTCTGAATTCGAGGTCATTGTAGAAGATAAATCATTGGGTACAGTTGCGCTGAACGTTCCGGGCGAACACAATATTAAGAATGCCATAGCCACTATCGCATTGGGGCTAGAACTCGGGATTGATTTTGAATCCATCAAAAAGGGATTGGAATCGTATGAGACGGTAAACCGCCGCTTTGAATTCCGGGGACAGCATGACGATATCCTGTTCGTGGACGATTACGCACACCATCCCACGGAAGTCCTGGCAACGCTGGAAGCCGCGAAAAAAGGCTGGCAGCGACGGGTTGTGGCGGTATTCCAGCCGCACCTGTACACCCGGACCAGAGATTTTAAGGACGATTTCGGGAAGGCGTTTTTGCACTCGGATGTTCTGTTTGTGACTGATATTTACCCCTCCAGGGAAGAACCGATCCCGAACGTAACCGGTCAGGTAGTAGCGGATGCAGCCCGGGGTTACGGACATAAACAGGTTCACTATATCGAGGATAAAGAAGATCTCCCCCGTAAGGTGGGTGAATCTTTGCTGCCGGGTGATATCGTGATTACCCTCGGAGCTGGCGACATTACAAAATTCAATGGAAAAATTTTGGAGTATTACAAAACACATAACGGTTAA
- the ftsZ gene encoding cell division protein FtsZ, whose translation MLFEFDDYIDQKAVMKVVGVGGAGGNALNRMISANLQGVEFIAVNTDAQALDNNNAQTKIQIGKNLTKGLGAGANMEVGRRAIEEDRDAVAGSLSGADMVFVAAGMGGGTGTGAAPIVAEIAKELGALTIGIVTKPFIFEGPKRTKRAESGIEELKMNVDTLIVIPNQRLLAIADKKTSITDAFQLADSILMQSTKGISSLINTPGLINLDFADVRTVMMDMGDAIMGTGIATGEERAALAAQQAISSPLLDDVKITGAQGVLVNITGGDDMALMEVDEATSIIYEEAGEDANIIFGAVIDPDMEDEINVTVIATGFNKERHDFSRFNREEQRKPETDRKTNDLELPTYQRKQFEREQSKKNGGSNGQSKKEQKEQKEQETLHFDDDLEVPAFIRKQMK comes from the coding sequence ATGTTATTTGAATTTGATGACTACATAGATCAAAAGGCAGTGATGAAAGTGGTTGGTGTCGGCGGTGCCGGCGGCAACGCGCTGAACAGGATGATTAGCGCAAATCTCCAGGGTGTGGAATTTATTGCCGTGAACACGGATGCCCAGGCACTGGATAACAATAACGCTCAAACCAAGATTCAGATCGGGAAAAACCTGACCAAAGGACTGGGTGCCGGTGCGAACATGGAGGTCGGACGCCGGGCGATTGAAGAGGATCGCGACGCGGTGGCCGGATCCCTGTCCGGCGCAGATATGGTTTTTGTTGCTGCGGGTATGGGCGGCGGTACCGGTACCGGGGCAGCGCCTATCGTGGCTGAAATTGCCAAGGAGCTAGGTGCTCTGACCATCGGTATCGTAACGAAGCCGTTTATCTTCGAAGGTCCCAAGCGGACCAAGCGCGCCGAATCCGGCATAGAAGAGCTCAAGATGAACGTAGATACACTGATCGTCATCCCAAACCAGCGGCTTCTGGCTATCGCTGATAAAAAGACGTCCATTACGGACGCCTTTCAGCTGGCGGACAGCATCCTGATGCAGTCTACCAAGGGGATCTCCAGCCTGATCAATACGCCGGGGCTCATCAATCTAGACTTCGCCGATGTCCGGACTGTGATGATGGACATGGGCGATGCTATTATGGGCACCGGAATCGCAACCGGCGAGGAGCGTGCGGCACTGGCAGCCCAGCAGGCTATTTCCAGCCCACTACTCGACGATGTAAAGATCACAGGCGCCCAGGGGGTGCTGGTAAATATTACCGGAGGCGATGATATGGCGCTAATGGAAGTAGACGAAGCGACGTCTATTATCTACGAGGAAGCCGGTGAGGACGCCAACATCATCTTCGGAGCCGTTATCGATCCGGATATGGAAGATGAGATTAACGTGACGGTGATTGCAACCGGATTCAACAAGGAACGGCATGACTTTTCGCGATTTAACCGGGAAGAGCAGAGAAAACCGGAGACGGACCGCAAGACCAACGATCTTGAGCTGCCAACGTATCAGCGGAAACAATTTGAACGGGAACAGTCCAAGAAAAACGGGGGATCTAACGGTCAGTCCAAGAAAGAACAGAAAGAACAAAAAGAACAGGAAACGCTGCATTTCGACGATGATCTCGAAGTACCAGCCTTCATCCGAAAACAGATGAAGTAA
- the rpmB gene encoding 50S ribosomal protein L28, with protein MAQVCEVCGKGPKVGNNVSHANNRSKRRFMPNLQRIRVDVDGTHKRMKVCTSCIKQGKVKKAISHTHKMSG; from the coding sequence ATGGCGCAAGTATGTGAAGTATGCGGGAAAGGCCCGAAAGTCGGGAATAATGTGAGCCACGCAAATAACAGGTCCAAACGTCGCTTTATGCCAAATCTGCAGCGGATCAGAGTGGACGTGGATGGCACACATAAACGTATGAAGGTTTGTACAAGTTGCATCAAACAGGGCAAGGTAAAGAAGGCAATTAGCCATACCCATAAGATGTCTGGTTAG